From the genome of Nicotiana tabacum cultivar K326 chromosome 2, ASM71507v2, whole genome shotgun sequence:
gcttggcacttactaggtaccgattgtAGTGTAcccatgctactctctgcacatgtttttatttcatgtgcagatccagtgcaccttatcagccgcactattagtgagccgggacagctttggaaaCTTCAaagtatatctgtcgcgtccgcagacctcagagtccccttctactctttatcacgtccattatcttctgtatttttcttgttagaattctgatgtatagagacactagatttttccttctgtaggttgtgattcacgatgttccgggttttgagatttgctgtgtatttttgaacagttaggtgttaaaattttgttttcattttattattccgcgaatgttaggcttacctagtcgtagagactaggtgtcgtcacggcGTTATACGgaggggaaatttgggtcgtgacattattgtGGTTAAGGTCGAGGTTGATGAGAGGGTGGCCCGGCATAAGGCCAATGCCGAGGCGGCTCAGGATCAAGTGAGAAATTTGGTGGAGCATATGAAGTGGAAATCCTGAAGGGAGGCCCTCGGGGGAGTTCGAGCTCAGGGTTTTAACCTATTGACCGAAATCAAGAATGCCAAGGTATCTGAAGCCAAGGCCAGAAAGCTGGCTTATCCCAAGGAGGAGGATTCCGAGGGATCTGAAGATTCGGATGAGCCCAAAGGTAGCGGAGACCCCGAAGATGATGACGCGGCCCCCGGCAAAGACTAGGCCACTTAGGacctttttaaatatttttttgtcttttattttttttaggttgTTTTGGccgttttaaaattttatatcgGGGCCATTCGAACCTTGTAAAAAGAAATTTCTGAGTATGAATATAAGGCATTTTCCCTTCAACAGCTTTCAAATTTTCTTTTTGtccttgtttatttttatttgcaAAGATCTAAATGCCTTGGCATGAAACAGTTGATTTTTGTTTAGAGACTCGAAGAAACCTTGCCTTCAACTATTTTGTTTTAAGGCATCATGGGGTTTTGGTGTGACCAAAAATTTTCTTTCCCCAAAGTACTTAGACTTTTTTTTAAGTTATAGTCTGTCGAGGGTAGCCTTCGGAACCGGTTAAGAAAtttcaaggctttgttatttttgttacgGGCTTTGGATGTCTCTGAGCCATGTTTATGTGGCCGTATCCTTTATATTTTGGGTGTTGTCCCGTGTTAATATCATTATCTAGAGTTATTCGGGTTTGCCTAAGATGgaagtccccgagtgggggtggcCATAGCCTATAAAATTCGGgggttgcctaataggtcttataCCCCCGAGGTCTAATAGCTTGGACCGTCCGGGTTTGTTtttcggacggcagtccccgagtgagagagTGATTATTCGAACTCAAGTTAAAGCGGCCCTTGTGCTCGTTTCCTTTAGGGGATCGTAAGCAGGGAATTCCTTAATAAATGTAAAGGAAATATTTTAAAAGACAAGATGTTTGCAAGGAAgagacttctctttattcttgtgcatAATAGTAATGTATGTGTACATACTTTGTGTCAGGGTTCAATCAATCTATGTGGACGCAGTTCATTtaaccgtttggcccttacattGAATCCTATCGATCGAGACCATTCAATCCCGAAGTCTCTTTCCATGCTAAAGTCGATATCaaagggtaatgcccccagtgTTCGTGGTTGACCGAAGAGGGGCCTCGAACACTGTTATGATCATCGTCACTGATTTGTTGCcggccttcaattctaagttagcatgatttacttgttgcctcattaaaaaccttgctggaaaATCCATTTGAGACAAAATCGGCTCAAGGGAAAaaaagtgcaacgcgtgctttcagacctaaaaccTCATACCGTCCCTTGTTGGTTACCTGCAGGGGTTAGTTTAATatgtaaataaaggaaagaacggggccataccttagcagtaatatcactttaagtgagttatattccagtTTTTCAGTAGTTGCTCGCCGTTCATTGTTTCGAGCTTCTAGGATCCttttccggtgatctcgataatttggtacggtccttcccagtttggccCCAATTTTCCTTAGTTCGAGTTTCGAGTGCTTAGAGTTACCTTTGTTAGTACCAAATCCCCGGTATTGAAGTGTCAAAGGTTGGCCCtttgattataatatctttcgatccgctgtttttggATGGCCAACCGGACAAGGGAGGCTTCGCGCCTTTTATCTAATAGCTCCAAGTTCATACTCATACCTTTGTTGTTCGATTCCTTTGTTACATATCGGAATCTGATACTTGGTTCCCCGACCTCGACCGGTATCAATGCTTCGGTGCTATAGACCAAAGAAAATGGGGTAgacccggtactggacttcgaggttgtatggtatgcccacaggacttcgggTAATATTTCCTTCCAtcttcctttggcgtcggttaaactttttttaaggttttggagtatggttttgttggtagatTCAGTTTGTCCATTCCCAGTAGGGTGATAGGGTCTCGGtgggatccttttgatcttgtggtcttcaaggaattttgttactttgcttccgatgaactGTTTTCCATTATCGCATACAATCTCAGACGACATtctgaatcggcatatgatgtggtcctaaATGAAATCGATGACGTCCTTCTCCCTCACCTTCTCGTACGCATGGGCTTTCACCCACTTAAAacaatagtcagtcataaacaatataaattgagccttaccaggtgcccacggaagggggccaacgatgtccattccccacttcatgaacagCCATAATGACAAAACCGAATGCAGCAGCTCCCGGGGTCGATGGATCATCGGAGCGtgtctttggcatttatcacatttttgaacgaactcctttgcatcttttttCATGTCGATCCAATAATAACCGgctcttattatttttcaaacTAGCACTTCGGCacccgaatgatttccacaggtatcttcgtggatttccctcaaaaTATACTCAGCATTACCCGGCCCTAGACATATTGCAAGTGGGCCATCAAATgttcttctgaacaaggttccgTCTTCGGACAGGCAAAATCGGGACGCCTTTGTAcgcagggccctcgactcttttggACCTGAGGGCAGTTTACCGAATCTGAGATATTCCACATACTTATTCCTCTAGTACCAAGTTAGGCTCGTCGAGTTGATCTTAgcgtggccttcttccaccaccgaTCTCATAAGTTATACGACTTCTCCCGAGTTGAACTCGTCGTcttcgaccgacgaccccaagttAGCGAGGGCATCAGCCTCGCTGTTTTGACCCCAAGGtacgtgttgcaaagtccattatTTGAACCGATTTAATGTCACATGTAATTTGTCCGAGTATATTTGCATTTGTTCCTCTCTAACCTCAAATGTTccattgacttggtttaccacaaggagggagtcacacttggcttcgatTACCTCTACCCCAAGATCTTGGCTAGTTCAAGGCCTGTagtcatggcctcatattcggcctcgttgttagtcaattttacattCTTAATAGATTATCTAATTATATTACCTGTTGGTGGCTTTtgtacgatgccaagtccggatcCTTTTGCGGTTGAGGCGCCATCCGTGAAGAGGGTCCAAATTCTCGAGGAAGTTCTTGAGTTAACCAATAACTCTCTtttgacctcgggtattaggaCCGGTGTAAAGTCGTCCACAAAGTCTACCAAAATTTGAGACTGAATGGCGGTCcgaggtcgatactcaatatcgtacccacttatTTCTACGACCCATTTGACCAATTGGCCCGAGAGTTCAAACTTATGCATAAcgttcctcaatgggtaagtagttacgacacatatggggtggcattggaagtacagttttagcttcctagaggcgcttagcaaagcgagcaccaGTTTTTCCAGTGAGGGTACCTaatttcggcctcacctaaggtcctactaacatagtcaattggaaattgcgtaccttgttcttcccgaactaggactcaacttaccgctatctccgagaccgcCAAGTACAAGTACAGTTGTTCGTTTGTTTTCGATGTGTGAAGCAGGgtcgggctcgataaatacctcTTGAGTTCCTCCAACGCTCATTGGCATTCCGAGGTCCACGagaagttttttttcttcttcaacagtgcgaagaatcggtggctcttgTCGGACGACCTCGAAATAAATTGCCCCAGGGCGGCTATTCGCTGATTAACCTTTTCATGGCCTTTACATTGTCCACGACCGTGAtatctttgatggctttgattttatcgggattgatctcgattccccaatTGGATATCATTAATCCGAGGAACTTACCCGACCTAAATCCAAACGCATATTTttctgggttcagcttcatattgtactgcttcaatatgctgaaggtttcctgcaaatgttttaaatggtcctctgctcgcagggacttaactaacatgtcgttaatgtaaacttccattgatttttctatttgttcctcgaacatctgatttactaggcattggtaagtagcaccggtattttttaatccaaacggcattacgttataacagtatgtgtcatatttagtgatgaaggaagttttttcctgatcacccgggtccatcagtatttggttgtacccgaaagaggcgtcgagaaaactgagaatctcgtgaccggccatggcatcgatcatacgtTCGATGTTGGACAAAGGAAAGGAGTCTTTTGGGCATGCATTATTCAAATCTTTGTAGTCTACACAGATTCTTAGTTTATTcctttttttagggactaccactacggttgctaaccaatccgggtatttaacctcccgaatataccctattttaagaagtttagatacctcatccttgatgaaagcgTGCTTGATCTtggactggggtctcctcttctaTTTAACCGGGTGAAAtttcgggtccaagcttagcttgtgaATGGTTATATACGGTAGGATTCCTATCATatcgaggtgggaccaagcgaaacaatcttcgttaattataagaaattgaatgagtttttacCTGAGCTTAGAGCTTAGTcccatgcccaggtatacctttcgatcggtgaagttttCTCGCAATATGACTTATTACAGCTCATCGACCGTCGATTTAGTCGCGTCGGAATTATCGAGGGCTATAAAAGATCTGGGAACcccataatcatcatcctcgaCTTCCTTTTGTTTGTCCGAATCTGCAGAAGATGgtatcagtgattgctatttggccccaGTTTTTACCATCTGGTTTGGGGCCTTCGATGTTGAAACTGTAGATGTCGGTATCACCTCCTCGACCGCAAATATTTCCTTCGCAGTCAGCTATTCTCCGTAGATTATTTTGACTCCGTCAATTATTAGAAATTTCAGTGTCTGATGTAGTGtcgaggcaccatcctcatgttGTGGATTCATGGCCTCCCGAATaaagcgttatacctcatgtccccttcgatcacataaaatttaGTCTATTGGATGGTCCGGGCAGTGTTTACGGGTAATAGTATTTCTCCCTTAGTAGTCTcatatgccatgttgaatccattctGAATTCGAACTGCAGGCATGATTTAgtcttgtagaccgagctgctccacgacccttgatcgaatgatgttggctgagctacctggatcaattaacacacgtttaacccgAATTTTATTTACGAGTtcaaatattaccagtgcatcattgtggggctgcacgatcccttccgcatcctcgtcgttgaaagataaaatttccTCCGGTAtgtagtctcgagttcgtttctccctagtgatggatactttggtgtgtTTCAACATCGGCCCATGTGGGATATCAACCCCTtagatgatcatgttaatgaaatgttgaggttcttcttgttctgcCTGTTTGCTATAATCCCTGTTCCTGAAAtaattcttggctcggtcgcaCAAGAACTCCCGAAGGTGCCCATTTTTGAATAGACGGACCACTTTCTCTCTCAACTGTCAATGATCTTCCGTTCTgtgaccgtgagtgccatgatatttgcatatcTGGTTAGGATTCCTTTGGGTTGGATCGtactgtagaggtcgaggccatttggtatctttgatgcgcccGATAGCTGATACAATGGCGGCAGTATCGActttgaagttatattctgatagcCTCGGTGCGTCTTTTGACATGTCGAAGCCATTTTGGTCATAATTCCCCAACTATTTTGACCTCGGTCATTTCTCCTTTCGTTTCTCATGGAGTTTTGCCCGGACCCGTTGCTTCTCCGATCTCCATTATATAGCCGATAACGATCCCTATTTGGCCTCGATTCGCGATCGAtatctctcttgactctgtctAGGGTTTTGACGGGATAGACAGACCCCAAAGgggccccgagttgatcatcttcgactctgattttcgattgataccggTTATACACGTCAGCCCATGTAACAGCCGGGTATTCTATTAAGTTCTGCTTTAGCTGCTgtgaagccactgagcttcgaATATTAAGtccctgagtgaaagcttgaacatcccaatcatcagcgaccggcggcagatccattcattccatttggaATCGGGAAACGAACTCtctaagcatctcgttatccttctgtttgactttgaaaaggtctgatttctgagtctcgaccttgatggcatttgcgtgtgcttttacgaaagaatctgcaagcatagcaaatgagtcaatagaattaggaggtaaattgtgataccatatcatagctcttTTCGACAGGGTCTTCCCAAATTTTTTCAACagaacagactcgatctcatcgtcctctaggtcgttccctttgatagcacatgcataagaggttacatgctcgtttgggtcggtcgttccgttatacttgggtatttcgggcatacgaaacttcttggAGATCAGTTTCGGAGCCTCGCTCGGTGGAAAAAGTTTTTGCATGAACTTCCTAGAATccaggcccttcaatatcggaggtgctcCTGGGATTAGGTCTACCTTGGAattataagtttccacctttttgtcgttagCCTCGATCTTTttctcccctgattctatccaTTTTGTCAGCTCTTCGAGCATTTTTATAATCTCAGGGTTAGCCCCCGATTCGTGTTCGTTCGACCTTTCTATGACCGGTTCATCCCTACAGGTGACTTCCCGGGAAAGATCGAGCTCAACCCTGCTCGGTGCATGGATTtggttctgtaactgagctatcgccgcatgttgagcctgcaacatttcgaagatcactcgtAGACTGATTCTGTCTCCTTCAACATTTTGCGTGTTTCGAGTTACCGATTGGGCTCCACCACGAACGTTATTTTCCGGGTCGGTAGGAAAGTTTGCATCGATAGCCACATGCGAATTAGCGTCAATCGGATCTGCGATTGGAATTCCAGCGGGATCAGCAGGTGGTATCTCGATACTGGGcgttatgttgttattttcaccttGGTGACcatactcattatcaacatgcaGAGGTGctaattgagagtttgacatttttgtattttagcTTGGAATCAAAGACACTTTAAAGAGCAAGtataaagtagtgtgtgttatggataTTTGTATCCTTAGCTCTACGGTGGGCGTcaaattgtttaccctcaaaatcgggtAACAATTGAACTTATATGCGATTTTAAGGATACACgatctaacttgatacaaaatgagaaatcagattcaaattgaaattaatgatacaaaataaatgcaaaccacaggTTGGACAATCTTGGCCTTGAAGGTTGGTCACCCTCGAGTCAAAGATGTTGCAATCAGTGCCGGAACAGAGTGATGAGATAATAATGACTAGAAATAATAGTTTATTGCTTTGAGGTGCGTGTTACAATGTACTTTAcaaataatcagaccccctttatatagtagaggagtcctactttaggtacaattctatataaGGTAAAAAAATCTCATGATTTATTAATTAATCGGTTTCATTGATACGTGTCGAGATTTTCGCTGTGATATCcgaccggttacggatatttcggtcttccgTTATTTTGTTTCGATAACATTTTCTCGAGCTAATTCGGAGTTGTGGTCAGTTTCGGGGTTACGGACTCGATAATTTTGAAGACGTATGTTCTAACCTCGTGCCTAGGTTCGATGGAACCCAGGGTCGATCTTCAATCCATTATGTTTCATCCCCGATCTGTCACATAATAGATGAGCTCGGTTTCTACCGTATACATAAGCTCAATTAATGAAAGCAAATATAATTTTTGGCACATGTAAGGGATAATATAAAGACAAATATGTTCCTTATCCCTCTATTGTTATTCTCATACTTTCTTACCTCGCAGATATCTCCGTTTTAAAGTATatctaagtgggcgtttggacataagaatagtaaaatttcaaaatagggAGAAAagttttttcaagtgaaaatggtatttgaaatttagagttgtgtttggacatgaatataattttgggttgtttttgaagttttgtgagtgatttgactgcaaaatttgaaaaatagctttttggagttttttaaattttcgaaaattttcaaaatgcattttcaagtgaaaattggaaattttatgaacaaacgctgatttcggaaaaaagtaaattttttttgaaaaaaaggaaaaaatttcttatgttcAAACTGGCTCTAAGTTACTTGATCCTAATTCTATCCATATGTACTAACCATTGGCTCACGGATATGTTGTAGCAGACTGAGAATGAATGTGGTACTCCCCTGAGTTGTGTTCATTTTTGGCAGCATTTTCAAACTTAGAACAATTTCTCTGCTTTTATGTTAGTACTGTACAATACATAATTTCGGTGGTCCACTCTCCAGATGAGTAACCACTGGCTGTGACATCGACTCCCCCTACTAATTGGTTGGGGTTGGGATCTTAAAAACATCTCTTGAATCTTGACCCTATTCAATTCAAGTGCTCCAACTGTCCACATTACATTCCTAGGTCTGGTAACTAACTTTTACTTCCTAGGACTTTTGTTCTTTTTACTAGTAACTAGTAATAGCtattttggttcaaaatttaCTATTCCTTACTAATTGGAATTCATGCGAACAGAGACGGAAATAGCATTTCAATTTTATGTGTTCTGAATTTTAGAATGATAATTTTAAGTGTTAacaattaatttataaattttatatgtatacgTATTTATTGAATTGTCAACACAAATATATTGTTTGACCAAAAGTTATTGAGTTCGACTAAATTCGTACAAAGACTTCTGCTTGTGACCCAGCATGCGAGTAGACCCATCAAGGGGAGTAGAGCATGTCTATCAAGAAATTTTTCATTCCAAGGCTCAAATCCGAGAACACAAATTAATTAAGCTCATCCAACCATCTCACCACATCAttagggctcgtttggtacgagaAATAAAGGATTATTAATCAAGAGATTAAATTTAAGATGAGTTTATTCCACGTTTGATTGGGATAAAATCACGGTATAACTAATCCTCCCGGGATTATAGTGTAATTTTTATCTTTATGAAAGACTTAGATAATAATCTTGGGATAAAGTAATCTCGGGATAATTAATCCAGGGATAAgttaaccaaacgaccccttagacgATAAttttactactccctccgtttcaatttatgtgacttgtttgattggacacggagtttaagataaaacgaagacttttggaatttatggtcctaaacaagtcaaaaaggatccagattatttgtgtggttataaaagcttcttattaaggatagaattgaaaatttaagctaaattatttttaaatttataaaagggttattttttttttgaacggACCAGAAAAGAAATAGGTAAATTGAAACTGAGGGAGTAATATTGTTTGCTAACAGATTTTACCGTTGGCCccaaacataataatttccacaGCTCTTTCTCATttacttttctttctctttctaaaATTTACTCCTTCCCACCTCATGTAAACCAATTTCAgtccccccctctctctctccttTGCCGGAGAAATATCCCACTACATTTTCTAGGACCTCATATTTCTTTTTCATTATCCCCATAGCGTGCACATGAGCACAAATAAGAGTGAGTGTGACTAAGGAATCTGACAACTCAGCCACCATATTTCCTTTGTAAAAACAACACTACTTTTTTCctcctttcttcttcctatttgaCCCTCCCTGTTTTCCATTTTCAGTTACTCAAAAAGCTACAACAGAAAGCTACCAAAAGAAGTAAAAACAAGAAACAAAATGGCTATGAAGTTGTTCCTTTTGTTGCTTCTTTTTGTCCTTCTCTCAACTATAGAACAAGCACAAGGACTCAATCCTATTGATTTATCTGCTTTACGTGATATTAAAAACAGCCTTACCGACATAAATCCTTCTTCTTCAAATGCATTTTTCACTAGCTGGGATTTCACTGCTTCAGACCCATGTTCCACTTTTGCTGGAATTACTTGCTCTACCAATTCCCTCTTTCCTAGACGTGTCACTTCTCTTACCCTTGGCTCTGGCCTTTCTGATTCGCCCGGCTTAGCCGGTACGTTATCTCCTTCTATTGCTAATCTCTCCGAGTTAACTCAGCTTGTTCTTTGCGCCGGCATTGTCACCGGTCCGATCCCTTCCCAACTCGGAACCCTCAAAAACCTCAGTGTCGTTTCTCTCACTAACAATCGCCTTACTGGCTCCATTCCGACTTCCATTTTCACGCTCCCGAATCTTCATACGCTAGATTTGAGTCATAATCAACTCACTGGAACAATCCCGGGTTCGATATCCGGGTTAACTGAGCTGAAGGTATTAATTATCGGGTCCAACAAACTCAACGGCGAGATTCCTCGGTTACTGCCGGCGGAATtactccatttggatttgagtaACAACCAGTTCTCGGGAATGTTGAAAAAAAGTATGCCGTTAACGCTCCGTTATCTGTCGGTATCACGAAATCGATTGTGGGGACCACTCAACGTACTCGAATCACTCTCAGAGTTAGTGTACCTCGACTTAAGCATGAACCGTTTCAGTGGGCCCATCACTTCATCACTTTTCCGTTCCACGTTGTCATCAATGTTCCTCCAACGGAATTATTTGACTGGAGGGGTCCCACAACTACCGCTATCACCGTCAACCGCCGCCGTCTACGGTTCTGGATCCACCGTGGATCTGAGTCACAACTCGCTAACCGGGAAACTCACTGGTATTCTCGCCGGAGTAGAAACTTTGTTTCTTAACAACAACCGGTTCAACGGAGAAGTTCCAAAAGAGTATGTGGAGAGTGTTTACAGTGGAAATACAAAAACTCTGTATTTGCAACATAATTATATTTCTGGATTTCCGGTAGAATCGGGATTATTATTGCCGGATTCAGTAGCGTTGTGTTTGTCGTACAACTGTATGGTGCCGCCGCTGCCGGTGGAGTTCATGGCGTGTCCTGCTAGCGCCGGCGAAGAGGTTTCAAGACCGGCCAATCAGTGTTCTGCTTTTAATACTTCCATGGCATAAGTTAAAAATTTGAGTTTAGTCCATTTGTGATTTAGAAGATAAATATTCAATTATTGTCAGCATATAGCACATGATACATATTATAGGAGTACGTTATACATATTTTGATTGGTTAagttttacttcttcttctttttttttctgttcAAATTAGTCTCTTCTAGGCTAAAGTTACTAGTTTGAACAATTGTAATCTTCTTGACTTGAGCAAATTTTGACGTTGTTTATGTAGTAGATCCACCAACTTTGTGAAATTTGATAAGAGTTTCTTTATAAATTTTAGCATATAAATGAGAACTCGtgatttttaaacttttaatcaCTCTTAGAAATAGTGATATTTTTGGCCAATTTAACAAGAACAGACAACTTAACGTTTTGATGGTGAGAGAAGTTTTAATCCTTTTGGGCGTCAAAAACTAGAGTATAATGTTTACTTTAATCGTCTTTTTTTTTGGTCATTGTAGGATCCGAGTTGGTCAAACAATTGGCTTACTTTTGCATTTTAAAAGAATAGACTGTTGTTGTGGTCGTCCTACTCTCATCCTATAGGAAATTGaacatgtatttttcttttcttcattttttttttgagaacGACAATGGCCACCGGCTCACCATAAAAAatcgtattattattattatatcctaaaaattaGCTCATGAAGTTACGGGTTTAATCATCCTGGAAAGCTTGAATTAGTAGCGGTTTTACTATCATCGGGCCACCCGATTCAACTACCATTTTGTTACAAGATTTAGGGTGGAGATAGAAGTCGAGCTAGGGTTTAGTCAAACCTAATATTTTTGTTCAAATGCTATATATatcttaaaaattcattaaatatgtcaAATATTAAAGATAGAACTCAGTCATTAGCACTTGAAGATGTCGTTGTCAATTCCAAAACCTATAAttaaaattctggctccgcctctAACAAGAACTTTCGACCCTTAAAGTTGTTTAGTCCTCCCTCTCTAGTCCAAGTGAGACTAGACTCCACAATACGTAGCTCTTTTAACACCACAACTCTTTTATTGTCATAAAGAAGTAATAAAGAGGGAGGAAAGGAAATGATGCACCATAATCATTTATAGAAGCACGTAGAGTTCATGTAGGGGCAACTATTCCATAAGCGTGCATCGAGTCAAAAAGAAACACAAGTTATGATGCAGGGAAGACGACGGTATACTTTCTACTT
Proteins encoded in this window:
- the LOC107760335 gene encoding uncharacterized protein LOC107760335, with the protein product MAMKLFLLLLLFVLLSTIEQAQGLNPIDLSALRDIKNSLTDINPSSSNAFFTSWDFTASDPCSTFAGITCSTNSLFPRRVTSLTLGSGLSDSPGLAGTLSPSIANLSELTQLVLCAGIVTGPIPSQLGTLKNLSVVSLTNNRLTGSIPTSIFTLPNLHTLDLSHNQLTGTIPGSISGLTELKVLIIGSNKLNGEIPRLLPAELLHLDLSNNQFSGMLKKSMPLTLRYLSVSRNRLWGPLNVLESLSELVYLDLSMNRFSGPITSSLFRSTLSSMFLQRNYLTGGVPQLPLSPSTAAVYGSGSTVDLSHNSLTGKLTGILAGVETLFLNNNRFNGEVPKEYVESVYSGNTKTLYLQHNYISGFPVESGLLLPDSVALCLSYNCMVPPLPVEFMACPASAGEEVSRPANQCSAFNTSMA